In Lathyrus oleraceus cultivar Zhongwan6 chromosome 2, CAAS_Psat_ZW6_1.0, whole genome shotgun sequence, the DNA window GCCCGGGGGCACCTTCATGAAAAGGACAGTGTGCATTAGGGTTGTACCATGGAGGAAGACGATCAGGTGGAGGTCCCATAGGTCTGGGAACCACCAAACCCTTTTGCAATAGGGAAGGATACAACTCAGTGTAGGACATTGGGATTGGATTGAAGGTCACCCTCTCCCCTTGTCTCCTATTTTGGTTCTGAGCATTCTGCCTCGGCGCTTGCGCTCTCGGTTGTTGATAAACAGGAGCTGCTGGTGCTTGTTGATAAGCTGGAGGAGCCGTAGCACGTTGTTGAACTGGAGCTGGTCGATAAATTGGAGGCGCTTGATAAGCCTGAGCAGGCTGTTGATTGAACGCAGGCGTCACAGCAGCTACGTATGGTTGCGGAGCATACTGGACGGGATACATGGGTGGTTGATAGGGAATTGGTTGTTGAATATATTACTGAGGTGGATATTGTTGTGGTCTCCTTCTTGGAGGAGCTCTTCCTTGACCAGCAGTCACGGCATttgtttccccttccttctttctaggAAACCCTCCAGAGAACTTCTTTGGATTAGCATTTGAAATTCCAGCTACAGCCGCCAATTTGCCATTCCTTACACCATATTCAACACGAGCTCCTATAGCAACAAGCTCGGAGAATCCCAAGGAAGcacttccaaccatcttctcGTAGAATTGAGGCTGGACAGTGTCGATGAACAGTTCAGCCAATTCCTTCTCAGCTAGAGGTGGCTCAACTTGAgaagccaactccctccatctctgagcgtactctttgaaggacTCCTTATCATGCTGAAACATGCTCTGCAGCTGTcttctgtcaggcgccatgtccatattatacttgtaaTGTTTTATGAACGCGTCTGACGGGTCTTGGAAACACCTGATCCTATTCTGATCCAAACTCAAATACCACTTGGAAGGAGCCCCACTTAAGTTGTCCTGAAAACAGTGGATCATTAGCTTGTCGTCATCCACGTGTGCAGCCATTTTGCAGTAATACATGATGAGGTGGCTTTT includes these proteins:
- the LOC127121813 gene encoding uncharacterized protein LOC127121813; translated protein: MVEQEQESARVRAELDEIKGGMSQMREMLQALTFRFEIPQATVISETTGPAVEVPPQRTLPSTLPLYGLPYDFVPRAEMVHEMGQSVQQAVPLPVYTDARPVIHTVVPPAAYARHVPHYEDQNHMYQTVDSIVAGDEVRFEDFREVKENMQLLEKKFRDLEGDHVFGSAAKEICLVSELVIPAKFKTPDFDKYKGHTCPKSHLIMYYCKMAAHVDDDKLMIHCFQDNLSGAPSKWYLSLDQNRIRCFQDPSDAFIKHYKYNMDMAPDRRQLQSMFQHDKESFKEYAQRWRELASQVEPPLAEKELAELFIDTVQPQFYEKMVGSASLGFSELVAIGARVEYGVRNGKLAAVAGISNANPKKFSGGFPRKKEGETNAVTAGQGRAPPRRRPQQYPPQ